The Mycolicibacterium flavescens genomic interval GATGGATCGACAGGGTGCTGTAGCCGGGCTTCGGGCGGCGGTCGAGGCGTTCGACCGCGACTTCGGCATCGGCGACCGCTGGTGCGTCGCTCTGTCTGGAGGCCCCGACTCGCTGGCATTGACCGCGGTCGCGGCGCGGCTCAAACCGACGACCGCCCTGGTCGTCGACCATCAGTTGCAGCCGGACTCCGCCGCCGTGGCGGAGAACGCGCGCAAACAGGGTATGTCTGTGGGATGCGTTGCAGCGCAGGTGATCATTGTCGACGTCGGCACGGTGGGGGGTCCCGAAGCCGCCGCGCGCACCGCGCGATACCGCGCGTTGGACGCGGCGCGGGACGGGATGCCCGTGCTGCTGGGCCACACGCTGGACGACCAGGCCGAGACGGTGCTGCTGGGTTTGGGCCGCGGTTCCGGGCCGCGGTCGATCGCAGGCATGCGGCCGTGGGATCCGCCGTGGGGCCGGCCCCTGCTGGGTGTGCGGCGGGCGGCGACGGAGGCCGCGTGCGTCGAGCTCGGTCTGTCGCCGTGGCAGGACCCGCACAACGCGGAGCGCAGGTTCACCAGGGTTCGCCTGCGTGAGGAGGTGCTACCGCTGCTCGAAGACGTTCTCGGCGGAGGCGTCGCGGAGGCGCTGGCCCGCACCGCAGGCGCGTTGCGCGCCGACACCGACACCCTCGACGAGCTGGCCGACCGCGCACTGACCGGGCTGCGTCGCGACGATGCGCTCGACGGCGACGAGCTCGCTCTTCTCCCAGAAGCACTGCGGCGCAGGGTGATTCGCAGATGGTTGCTCGACGGCGGTGCCGCCGGGCTGACCGACAAGCAGATCCGCGCCGTCGACGCCCTCGTCACGGCGTGGCGAGGCCAGGGCGGGGTCGCGGTCGGATCCCCCCTGCGGAAGCGACGGCTGATCGCGGGCCGCCGGGACGGCATGCTGACCCTGCACACGGAGCCGGTGCGAACCATGAAAAACTGTGCCCGTGCCTGAGCGATCCGCCGAGTTGTATACCGGTGACATCAAGTCGGTGCTGCTGTCGTCCGACGAGATCCAGGCGAAGATCGCCGAGCTCGGCACCCTGATCGGCGAGGAGTACCGCGACACCGTCGCCGAAAACGGCCAAGATCTCCTGCTGGTGACCGTGCTCAAGGGCGCGGTCTTCTTCGTCACGGACCTGGCGCGCGCGATCCCGCTGCCGACGCAGCTGGAGTTCATGGCGGTCAGCTCCTACGGTTCGTCGACGTCGTCGTCCGGTGTGGTGCGCATCCTCAAAGACCTCGACCGCGACATCAACGGCCGCGACGTGCTCATCGTCGAGGACATCGTCGACTCCGGGCTGACCCTGTCGTGGTTGCTGCGCAACCTCGCCACCCGCCACCCCCGCTCGCTGCGGGTATGCGCGCTGCTGCGCAAGCCCGACGCGGTGCGCGCCGACGTCGAGATCGCGCACGTCGGATTCGACATCCCCAACGAGTTCGTCGTCGGCTACGGCCTGGACTACGCCGAGCGTTACCGCGACCTCGACTACATCGGCACGCTGGACCCGAAGGTGTACGAGCAGCACTGAACGGCGCAAGATGAGGGGCATGCGCGAAACAGCCCTTCGCATCTGCCCCCTGTGCGAGGCCACCTGCGGCCTGGTCCTCACCATCGACGACGGTCGCGTCACCGGCGCCCGCGGCGACCGCGACGACGTGTTCAGCCACGGCTTCATCTGCCCGAAGGGCGCCAGCTTCGGCGAACTCGACAACGATCCCGACCGGTTGGCCAGGCCGATGATACGGCGTGACGGTGTGCTGACCGAGGCGACCTGGGAGGAGGCGTTCGCCGCGGCCGCGGAGGGGCTCGGCGGTGTCATCGCCCAGCACGGCGGTGCGGCCGTCGGCGTGTACCTGGGCAATCCGAACGCCCACACCATCGCCGGCGGGTTGTACACGCCGCTGGTCGTGAAGGCGCTGGGCACCCGGCAGGTGTACTCGGCGAGCACCCTCGACCAGATGCCCAAGCACGTCGCGCTGGGCCTGATGTTCGGCAGCCCCGTCGCGTTCACCGTGCCCGACCTCGACCGCACCGACTACCTCGTGATCATCGGCGCAAACCCCCTTGTCTCCAACGGCAGCCTCGCGACCGCCGCCGACTTTCCCGGCAAGCTGCGCGCGCTGCGCAGACGCGGCGGGCGCCTCGTGGTCATCGACCCCGCCCGCACCCGTACCGCCGAACTCGCCGACCGCCACCTGGCTCCGCGGCCCGGCACCGACGCGGCGCTGCTGCTGGGCATCGTGCACGTGCTGTTCGACGAGGACCTCGCCGACCTGAAGGACCTCTTCGGCCACGTCGACGGTGTCGACCTGGTGCGTGCTCTCGCCGCCGACTTCTCACCGGACACGGTCGAGGCGTACTGCGGGGTGCCCGCCGACGACATCCGCACGCTGGCACGCGAACTCGCGGCGGCGCCGTCGGCCGCGGTGTACGGCCGGATCGGCACGTCCACCGTTGAATTCGGCACCTTGGGCAGCTGGCTCGTCGACGTCGTGAACATTCTCACCGGCAACCTGGATCGCCCCGGCGGCGCGATGTTCCCGCAATCGCCGATCGCGCCCGCGGCGCGGCCACCGAAGCGAGGCCGAGGCTTTTCCACCGGGCGTTGGCACAGCCGCGTATCGGGTTATCCCGAAGTGCTGTCGGAGTTTCCGGCTGCGGCGTTGGCCGAGGAGATCGACACCCCCGGCGACGGGCAGATCAAGGCCATGATCACGATCGCGGGCAACCCGGTGCTGTCGGCGCCCGACGGCGATCGACTCGACAAGGCGCTCGACAGCGTCGAGTTCATGCTGAGCATCGACCCGTACCTCAACGAGACCACCCGGCACGCCGACGTCATCCTGCCGCCGCCTCCGCCGTCGCGCAGCGCGCACTTCGACGTCGCGCTCAACGGCCTGGCGGTGCGCAACAACGCGCGGTACTCACCGCCCGCGCTCCCGCTGACCGACCGACCGGACGAAGCCGAGATCCTCGCGCGCATCGCCCTGATCCTCTACGGTCTGGGCCCCGGCGCCGATCCGATGCTGGTCGACGATCAGGTGATCGCCGCAACGCTGGCCAAGGAGACCGCCGACCCCGACTCGCCGGTCGCCGGGCGATCCGTCGACGAGATGACCGCAATGCTGCCGACGGCTCCCGGCTACGAACGGCGCCTCGACATGATGCTGCGCCTCGGTGCCTACGGAGATGCGTTCGGAGCCAATTCCGACGGCCTCACTCTGGGCAAGCTCAAGGCCGCACCGCACGGCATCGACCTCGGTCCGCTGCGTCCGCGCCTGGCCGAGGTGCTGCGGACGCCGTCCGGGCGGATCGAACTCGCACCGCCCGAGTTGACCGCCGACGTCGCGCGGCTGCGGGATGCGCTCGGTGTGCGCGCCGACGGGTTCGTGCTCATCGGGCGACGGCACCTGCGTTCCAACAACAGCTGGATGCACAACCTGCCCGCGCTTTCGGGCGGGTCCAACCAGTGCACGCTGCGGATCCATCCCGACGACGCCGCCGAGCTCGGCCT includes:
- the tilS gene encoding tRNA(Ile)-lysidine synthetase, whose translation is MDRQGAVAGLRAAVEAFDRDFGIGDRWCVALSGGPDSLALTAVAARLKPTTALVVDHQLQPDSAAVAENARKQGMSVGCVAAQVIIVDVGTVGGPEAAARTARYRALDAARDGMPVLLGHTLDDQAETVLLGLGRGSGPRSIAGMRPWDPPWGRPLLGVRRAATEAACVELGLSPWQDPHNAERRFTRVRLREEVLPLLEDVLGGGVAEALARTAGALRADTDTLDELADRALTGLRRDDALDGDELALLPEALRRRVIRRWLLDGGAAGLTDKQIRAVDALVTAWRGQGGVAVGSPLRKRRLIAGRRDGMLTLHTEPVRTMKNCARA
- the hpt gene encoding hypoxanthine phosphoribosyltransferase; the protein is MPVPERSAELYTGDIKSVLLSSDEIQAKIAELGTLIGEEYRDTVAENGQDLLLVTVLKGAVFFVTDLARAIPLPTQLEFMAVSSYGSSTSSSGVVRILKDLDRDINGRDVLIVEDIVDSGLTLSWLLRNLATRHPRSLRVCALLRKPDAVRADVEIAHVGFDIPNEFVVGYGLDYAERYRDLDYIGTLDPKVYEQH
- the fdhF_1 gene encoding anaerobic dehydrogenase, typically selenocysteine-containing, translated to MRGMRETALRICPLCEATCGLVLTIDDGRVTGARGDRDDVFSHGFICPKGASFGELDNDPDRLARPMIRRDGVLTEATWEEAFAAAAEGLGGVIAQHGGAAVGVYLGNPNAHTIAGGLYTPLVVKALGTRQVYSASTLDQMPKHVALGLMFGSPVAFTVPDLDRTDYLVIIGANPLVSNGSLATAADFPGKLRALRRRGGRLVVIDPARTRTAELADRHLAPRPGTDAALLLGIVHVLFDEDLADLKDLFGHVDGVDLVRALAADFSPDTVEAYCGVPADDIRTLARELAAAPSAAVYGRIGTSTVEFGTLGSWLVDVVNILTGNLDRPGGAMFPQSPIAPAARPPKRGRGFSTGRWHSRVSGYPEVLSEFPAAALAEEIDTPGDGQIKAMITIAGNPVLSAPDGDRLDKALDSVEFMLSIDPYLNETTRHADVILPPPPPSRSAHFDVALNGLAVRNNARYSPPALPLTDRPDEAEILARIALILYGLGPGADPMLVDDQVIAATLAKETADPDSPVAGRSVDEMTAMLPTAPGYERRLDMMLRLGAYGDAFGANSDGLTLGKLKAAPHGIDLGPLRPRLAEVLRTPSGRIELAPPELTADVARLRDALGVRADGFVLIGRRHLRSNNSWMHNLPALSGGSNQCTLRIHPDDAAELGLTDTAVVKGPGGELLAPVEITPEMRRGVVSLPHGWGHDRDGTGQRVAAGAPGVNVNQLNDGNRLDPLSGTAVLNGIPVDIAPAG